Sequence from the Aspergillus nidulans FGSC A4 chromosome III genome:
TCTGCTGCAAATCCCTGTGTCTTTGTTAATTTTACTACTTTGTATTACTGTGTGATGAGCTAAGGCTTGTCATCTATATGTTTTCTGCCTGTGTTTGCAATGTTCCCTCTTTCCATTTCCctcatcattcttctttaTACCCATTTCATATTTTTCCTTGCCCGGAATGTGCTATTATTACTTTGTTCGAATTGACGATGCCCTGTCTGGTCCATTTGGTTGATTAGCGGTGACAATGAACGTTTTCTGCTGGAGTCCAGCTTCTTTGTAGCTGCCTGGACCACTGCCCAACACGCCATTACCGGTAGTCCAATTCCTCACCCCACGCcagcctttttcttttttatgTCGCGGGCCATATTCGATAACTTATTTCAATCTGGAATGGCCACGCATTCGGCGTCCATTTTGTAGTTGCTGCGGGTGACGTACGTATGGGGCCGCGGCTTTCTACTAGGTACCTGAATATTCTTGCTGAAATATGCACGGGGCATGAGCTCTTAGTCTGGAGAGCAGACTTGCTTACAGTTGTAGCGCGTCTCAAGGACTGTTATGAGCAGTTTGCTGCTTGGTTTTACGTGCCTAAATATAGAGCTTACACCCTAGCCGATTTAACAGAGCAAACTAAGAATGCAGAAAGATACGGTGACAGCGCCAGCCTCACGCTATACTACTTCAATTAGTCCTGGTATGAAGATAGACATGAATGTAGTAAGCCGAACCAGAGATGGAGCCATTCAAGTGGGATCAACGTCCATCATTTCAGCAGCAGACCAGCGGTGAGTCTGCAAAGCTCTGGCCTTACCAAGCCACCGCGACAGATCTACCAGGTCATTGGGTTTCAGGGTAGGACCGGCATGGGTTCGTCTCCTCATGAACTGGGTATGCATGGCTATTGGGTTATTTATAAATCGGGTCAGTCAATCTTTGAGACGTGGTGCCAGGGTTGATAAAGGCGAGGTTGGTGTTGGGCACAAAGCGCTAAGATGTATCTGAGTAATGCGGTGTATCAGATTGTATTATTTACAATACGAAGAGTACTCAAGAGTATACATAGCAGGTGATGAGGGGTCAGCTGATTTTGATACTTGCGGGGAGGTACAGAGAATGGAGTACGGCGTCTCTACAGAGCAGGAGCCTGAGATAGTATGATTTGGCGTCTGGATCAGGTGCTGAGATCCCAGCCGGGTACTGCATTCGCGACTGGCTCGGCTGGAGGTCATCACGCCTTTTGACATGGCGGGTTTCCCGCGacgccaccaccacctctgTACTTTGCCGCACGCTGCACTTGGTTGATGGAGGTGAAAAAGTGATCTTATCATTATGCTGTTATGCAGATGTCCGATGTGAATAGTAGAGATAATAGTGTGATTAGAATGAAATATTGAGTGGAAAGACTGGGTTAATGGTGTTGGGGGCGTAGGTATCAAAGccatactcagagtagagaGGGGGTGAATACTGCTACAGTACTAGCCATCTGCTCCCGCCCTCCAAATTCCCTCACCTCACCTCACCTCAGcactcttctcttttctctcctctttcctcgatctccttcctcccctccCACCTTCCCCCGATAGCAAGGGCTCTGTCCTTGTTTCTTCAACTTTTGACTATTCTTCTCACATTTGCATTTTCCTCTCTCTCACTGCTTTGGCAGTCTTTTCGCCTCGTTTTTCGTGTTCTTAGCCGCCCCAAGGCTCAGCTGAAATCCCCTTTCTCCCTCGCCGCCTTTTCGGTCGGGGACATCACCACTATCTCACCCTTTCCTATCAACGTCGTTTCCTTTATCAAGGTATGTATATCTTATTATCACCCCCTGGTAcccttccttctcttcatgGTCTCCCATTATTCTGTCGGCCTCCAACGCCTTCCTAGGAGGTTCTAGCCTTGCTACCTTCTTGCCAAGTCTCTTCAAATCAGAAGGCTCAGCCTCTCTTTGTTGTGACTTGTCTGCCTGACTTCCCAACAAAAGCCTTGACTGTTGCACCTTTTCTCTTGTCCATTTCCTACTCACTTGTCGATCGACACCCAGTCGAAATATTCTAACTTGCCACATTTTCCAGCAGCTCTTTGAGCTTGTATTCTAGCAAGATGACGACCATGGTGAGTTTTTTCCCCTGTCAGAGCTGAGTGGCAATATCTGATGAAAACTAACTCGACTCAGGATTTGCGTGTCGGTAATAAATACCGCATTGGCCGTAAGATCGGAAGCGGTAGTTTCGGTGACATCTATCTCGGTGCGTTTGTCAGCGGATGGTCGGATGTGAGGATATTACTAACCTGTGTAAAGGTACCAACATCATTTCTGGCGAGGAAATTGCCATCAAGCTCGAAAGCGTCAAGGCTAAACATCCTCAACTCGAATATGAAGCCCGTGTCTACAAGTCTCTCGCCGGGGGGGTTGGTATTCCATTTGTTCGCTGGTTCGGTACTGAATGTGATTACAACGCCATGGTGATCGATCTCCTCGGACCCAGTTTGGAGGATCTCTTCAACTTTTGCAACCGGAAATTTTCCCTCAAGACCGTGCTTCTCCTTGCCGACCAACTTATCTCCCGTATTGAGTACATCCACGCGAAGTCCTTCATCCACCGTGATATCAAGCCCGACAACTTCCTGATGGGTATCGGTAAGCGCGGAAACCAGGTCAACGTCATTGATTTCGGTCTGGCCAAGAAGTACCGCGACCCGAAGACGCACTTCCACATTCCCTACCGCGAGAACAAGAACTTGACCGGAACGGCCCGCTACGCCAGTATCAACACCCATCTGGGTGTGGAGCAGTCCCGCCGGGATGACATGGAGTCCCTAGGTTACGTTATGCTGTACTTCTGCCGTGGCACCCTCCCCTGGCAAGGTCTTAAAGCTGctaccaagaagcagaagtaCGACCGTATTATGGAGAAAAAGATGACGACCCCCACTGAGGTTCTCTGCCGTGGATTCCCAAATGAGTTCTCCATCTACCTCAACTACACTCGCTCCTTGCGTTTCGACGACAAGCCGGACTACTCCTACCTCCGCAAGATATTCCGTGATTTGTTTGTCCGCGAATCGTTCCAATACGACTACGTTTTTGACTGGACCGTTTACAAGTACCAGAAGAACGCTGCGATGATGTCCGAcgccaagaaggacaaggaggccgaggagcaGGCACGTCGCCAGGGTGCGACTATGCCTCTAACTACCTCTGGTGCCGCCAAGCCTGGTGCTATCTCCAGCCAGCGTCGCAAGATCATGGAACGTGGAGCCCTCGACAACACCCCGGACACCAACCGTGCTGTGGGAGGGAGCGACAGGATGTGAGTATCTAAAACCTAGGTTCCGTGTAGGGAACTCCCTCCCTCTGCGTTTCGTTCTTCGGTGCAACCTTCATGTGGAGGTCCTATAACTGTCTCCTTTTCTGGTTCCTAGAATCTGACTAATCTCATAGTCTTCGGCGTTAGGCTGCGTTCCGCTTCAaaggctgctgcttcaggtACTCCTGCTGCCAGCCGCTCGAAGCGGGACGATGGGCTCGGTCGTCAGTGGTATTATGAAGCCTAGCTTCCTGTTTTGTGGCATGGTGCTAGCCAAGGAGCCTGGGATTGCCATCGTTCTGGTTGCTTCCTTTGCAAGGTGCAGCATACCGTTCGGAACTTTTACGCTTTGGGTCTCCGCTCCTGTTTTCATTTATCTTTCCCATTGCATTCTCTGTTAGCCATCTACCCGTTTTTTCGATCGTCTTCCGGTGTCCACCGCTTCGATCCGACCGCGTTTTCATTCGTCATTCGCTCTACTATCGGCAATCTTAGACTCGGACTTCTCAAGTGTATTCGGATTATTGAATTCGCCGGTTGTGATCTTTCATACCGTTTGAATCCTGAGTTTTGGATTTCGTGTGGAAGGCGCCGATGTCGACATTGAAACGCTTCATATAGTGGCTATATTTACGTCTCAGTCACCGCGGTTTCCCCCAGCTCGTCGGATCTGTCGACTTTCAAGTTTATGTCCGGCGATAGCTGGTGTGACTGGACGGAAGGAGATGCAATTATCTCGATCAACTAGTCTTACGGAGTTCATGGTGGTCTGACGCTTGAGTGCTCGTCAGATTCGTCAAGACTCTCCTGCGGATTGTTTTTCGACAACCATCTGCCCACTTCCCCTTGTTTGTGCATGTTTATGGCTTCCGCATTTCTTAATTTCCCTCCGCATTGCACCGACATTTGTTATTTGCATTTTCAGACTGTCATTGTGGCTTATTGACGTATGACTGGGGACGAAGGAGACGAAGGAACGACTGGCGAAGAGGGGATGACTAGTTAGGGGTGTGGTGGAGTGTCGCTTTCTCGCACGAATGCTCTCGGTGATTTGAGCCGAGTAGCAGAATGGACGGTGAGGGCGATGTACGCGGGAGCACATCTTTGGTATTGGGTGAATGGCGAAGGAAACTGGCTAGGGTCGCTTCCGGGGTGGTATTACGTCAATCTATGCTGTTTCTCTTAGTTTATTAAACATCCAACTGTTTGCGCTCCTTCAATCCTATTCCTATGTGGATGAGACCGGCTCTGAGAGAGCCGTGGC
This genomic interval carries:
- a CDS encoding serine/threonine protein kinase ckiA (transcript_id=CADANIAT00005875), which codes for MTTMDLRVGNKYRIGRKIGSGSFGDIYLGTNIISGEEIAIKLESVKAKHPQLEYEARVYKSLAGGVGIPFVRWFGTECDYNAMVIDLLGPSLEDLFNFCNRKFSLKTVLLLADQLISRIEYIHAKSFIHRDIKPDNFLMGIGKRGNQVNVIDFGLAKKYRDPKTHFHIPYRENKNLTGTARYASINTHLGVEQSRRDDMESLGYVMLYFCRGTLPWQGLKAATKKQKYDRIMEKKMTTPTEVLCRGFPNEFSIYLNYTRSLRFDDKPDYSYLRKIFRDLFVRESFQYDYVFDWTVYKYQKNAAMMSDAKKDKEAEEQARRQGATMPLTTSGAAKPGAISSQRRKIMERGALDNTPDTNRAVGGSDRILRR